The following proteins are encoded in a genomic region of Sorangiineae bacterium MSr12523:
- a CDS encoding FAD-dependent oxidoreductase, which yields MKAFDVIVLGLGGVGAAAAYHLALREGRRVLGLERFGVAHDRGSSHGETRIFRRSYDHPGYGPLLDRSLEGWQALERHVGHPLFRRTGLVLVSDAAGMNYEPDAGYVLVEQSVRAHCDLAREAGAELHFEEPALAWHVTEDDGVCVTTTKGRYIGDALVIAGGAWSSELLAALGLPLVVERIPQAWFASSPMWEADAPCFIFDIERGYFFGVPGPEPGRIKVAGRAKRTTVPDPAQLDHALAHDELEAIGDFIEEHLHGVSRMPLAQSACMCTMTPDEHFIVDAHPAFPQVVFAAGLSGHGYKFVPVLGEALADLATDGATQLPIDFLRMRDIPC from the coding sequence ATGAAAGCGTTCGACGTCATCGTGCTCGGCCTGGGAGGTGTCGGCGCAGCGGCCGCTTATCATTTGGCGCTGCGAGAAGGCCGGCGCGTTCTCGGGTTGGAGCGCTTTGGCGTCGCGCACGATCGCGGCAGCTCGCACGGCGAGACGCGCATCTTCCGCCGCTCGTACGATCATCCGGGCTACGGGCCTTTGCTGGACCGCAGCCTCGAAGGGTGGCAGGCGCTCGAACGGCACGTCGGCCATCCCCTGTTTCGTCGCACCGGGCTGGTCCTGGTGTCGGACGCCGCAGGCATGAACTACGAGCCCGACGCGGGTTACGTTCTCGTCGAGCAAAGCGTGCGCGCCCACTGCGATCTGGCCCGTGAGGCCGGGGCCGAGTTGCACTTCGAGGAACCTGCCCTGGCGTGGCACGTCACCGAGGACGACGGCGTCTGCGTGACGACGACGAAGGGACGCTACATCGGCGATGCACTGGTCATCGCCGGCGGGGCGTGGAGTTCCGAATTGCTCGCCGCCCTGGGTTTGCCCTTGGTGGTCGAGCGCATTCCCCAGGCCTGGTTCGCGTCGAGCCCCATGTGGGAGGCCGATGCCCCTTGCTTCATCTTCGACATCGAGCGCGGCTACTTCTTCGGCGTACCCGGCCCCGAGCCCGGCAGAATCAAGGTCGCGGGAAGGGCGAAGCGCACCACCGTCCCCGATCCCGCGCAGCTCGATCACGCGCTCGCACACGACGAGCTCGAGGCCATTGGCGACTTCATCGAAGAGCACCTTCACGGAGTATCGCGCATGCCGCTCGCGCAGTCGGCCTGCATGTGCACCATGACGCCCGACGAGCATTTCATCGTCGATGCGCATCCGGCGTTCCCGCAGGTGGTGTTCGCCGCGGGGCTTTCGGGTCACGGCTACAAGTTCGTTCCCGTTCTCGGCGAGGCGCTGGCCGACTTGGCCACCGACGGCGCCACCCAGCTTCCAATCGATTTTCTTCGCATGAGGGACATACCATGTTGA
- a CDS encoding GNAT family N-acetyltransferase → MGLKDIKIETVNHDNFEKVLPLIADYQRFYGCTPDTERNRAYFSRYLDDHTAGILFAAFDEDGEILGFATLYFIPSSLSARTACTFNDLYAVPGERGRSVGPGLGFHALRYASERGYPNASWLTKPDNVTARKIYDNLGASRSEWIMYEATLASGYETS, encoded by the coding sequence ATGGGCCTCAAGGACATCAAAATCGAGACGGTCAACCACGACAATTTCGAAAAGGTGCTGCCGCTCATTGCGGATTACCAACGATTCTACGGCTGCACCCCCGATACCGAGCGAAATCGCGCGTACTTCTCACGATACTTGGACGACCATACGGCGGGTATCCTCTTCGCCGCCTTCGACGAAGACGGCGAGATCCTCGGATTCGCCACACTGTATTTCATTCCCTCGTCGCTCTCCGCCCGAACGGCGTGCACCTTCAATGATCTGTACGCGGTGCCCGGCGAACGGGGGAGATCCGTGGGCCCCGGCCTCGGCTTTCATGCGCTGCGATATGCGAGCGAGCGCGGTTACCCGAATGCGAGCTGGCTCACCAAGCCCGACAACGTGACGGCGCGAAAGATTTACGACAATTTGGGGGCGTCGCGCTCCGAATGGATCATGTACGAGGCGACCTTGGCGAGCGGCTACGAGACATCATGA